The following proteins are encoded in a genomic region of [Eubacterium] hominis:
- a CDS encoding JAB domain-containing protein, translated as MKIDVVGIRLVKEREIDYDKPIKKPIDTVNFVLEEMQDLDREMCMTLNLDANNCVLNAHIVSVGGLDSSIVDVKSVMKSALLSNACGIIMYHNHPSGNSTPSQEDFQITEKIKRACEIMDIQFLDHIIIGKENYYSIRGEYTKPYDTSKRKAEKITRVLTIQSSDLDVSKKVYADKDRCNYQEALPIYRRLFDDYNRMKETDYSSFFWGFSKLKTKDMDKAIERACHMIGKETDDSKIYVLDIPSELCLETDFYNFADEIYAYQYPNEMESIWNSIYEKRNSERQVIFPYIEPSMIVGEIKQGKFIEFNHEEQNLELDEIEK; from the coding sequence ATGAAGATAGATGTTGTTGGAATTCGATTAGTAAAGGAGCGAGAAATCGACTATGATAAGCCAATTAAGAAACCAATAGATACTGTGAATTTTGTTTTAGAAGAGATGCAGGACTTGGATAGAGAAATGTGCATGACATTAAATTTAGATGCAAATAATTGTGTGTTAAATGCTCATATTGTATCTGTTGGTGGTTTAGATAGTTCGATAGTAGATGTAAAAAGCGTGATGAAATCGGCATTGTTGTCAAATGCTTGTGGAATTATTATGTATCATAATCATCCATCAGGAAACAGCACACCAAGTCAAGAAGATTTTCAAATTACTGAAAAAATTAAAAGAGCCTGTGAGATTATGGACATTCAATTTTTAGATCATATCATCATTGGAAAAGAAAACTATTATTCAATTCGTGGCGAATATACGAAACCATACGATACTTCAAAGCGAAAAGCTGAAAAAATAACAAGAGTATTAACGATTCAGTCTTCGGATTTAGATGTGTCGAAAAAGGTGTATGCAGATAAAGATAGATGTAATTATCAAGAGGCATTACCAATTTATAGGCGATTATTTGATGATTATAATCGAATGAAAGAAACAGATTATTCATCTTTCTTTTGGGGCTTTTCCAAATTAAAAACAAAAGATATGGATAAGGCAATTGAAAGAGCCTGTCATATGATAGGAAAAGAAACAGATGATTCTAAAATTTATGTACTGGATATTCCTAGTGAACTTTGTTTAGAAACTGACTTTTATAATTTTGCTGATGAAATCTATGCGTATCAATATCCAAATGAAATGGAAAGTATATGGAATTCAATTTATGAAAAAAGAAATTCTGAACGGCAAGTGATTTTTCCGTATATTGAACCATCTATGATCGTTGGAGAAATTAAGCAAGGTAAATTTATTGAATTCAATCATGAAGAACAAAATTTAGAACTAGATGAAATTGAAAAATAG